AGTTTCTCCCATAAAGTTGAAACCCATTCCGTTGAGGGCCTGGAACCTGTAAATTCGGCGTCGGCCATCTTTTCTCTCATCTTCCGAAAGATATTTTGTCAGCAAATGAGAACTCCCCATTTTTTTAAATGATTATACTGCTTTTCGACAACTTTATCCCAGGATATTTTTACAGCGATCAGGAGCGGCACAGTGTATTTAAATTCCACCGGGAAAGTTAGCTTAGAACCCTGTCTAACAGTTCGTGCAGCTCTCTTAAAGTATAGGGTTTTTTGATAGCTCCGGCAAAACCATATCGGCTCCAGTCTGCCATAACCGGATCATCAGAGTAGCCGCTGGAAACAATAATTTTCATATCAGGATTTATTTCCAGAATTTTGCCGGACGCTTCTTTTCCGCCCATTCCATTCGGAACGGTCAGGTCCATAATCATAAGATCTACGGCCGGGCCTGATTGACCGGATTTTTTATAAAGCTCTATGGCTTCCTGTCCGTCCCGGGAAACCAGCACCTGGTGCCCCAGACTTCTCAGCATGGTGTCCAGTATATTCCGGATCATCTCCTCATCATCCATAACAAGGATACAAATATCTTCCTTTCCAGGACTCAGCTGTTCCGGCGCTTTCCCCTTTGTAGGTTCCTCTGTGACTGCCGGAAGAAAAATCGTAATACTCGTTCCGGAACCATGCCGGGATTCGGCAAAAATTTTTCCGCCGTGTTTAGTTACAATTGAATGGGAAATCGCAAGCCCCAGACCGCTTCGCTGTTGTTCAGTTGAAAAATAGGGATCGAAAATTTTCTCTAAAAGTTCTTCGGATATGCCGGGACCTTGATCTGAGAAGTCCAGCCTTACGTATAGACGCCCCGGGGCAAGATGCCTTTCATTGGTTTCTTCAGGTAAAGCGTTATACCCCTTTATGTCAATCTGCCCTCCCATGGGCATGACATTACAGGCGTTGAAAACGATATTCTGCACAACCTGTCCCATCAGGGCTTTGTCCGCCTCTATAGGAAGGATATCAGGGGCAAAGCTGCAGCGGCAGACCGTTTTTTCACTGGTCAAAGCAAGATCTGCGGAATTCCGAACCAGTTCACCCACAGAAAGGCGCTCTTTGAAGGGTTCGCCCCCCTTGGCAAAGGTCAGCAACTGGGAAGTCAGCCCTTTGGCCCTGTCGGAGGCTTCTAACGCCCGATTCAGCAGTTCCAAAGTTGCCGGATCCATCCGCTTATCCCCAAGGGCCATCTCAATATTACCCAGAATGACCATAAGAATATTGTTAAAATCGTGGGCGATTCCGCCGGCCAGGGTACCGATAGATTCCAGTTTATTAACCCGGATCATCTCCTGTTCCATCTTAAGCTGACTGGTAATATCCCGGAAAACCACAATAACCCCTAAAATGTGCCCTTCCGCATCCTTAATCGGTGCACCCCGGTCAGCGATACTGTATTCCTGACCGGTTTTTGAAATAAGAATGGTATTTCGGTTTAAAGAAACAGGATTGCCCGATGATAATACCCTGGCAACCGGGTTTTCCGGTGCCTGCCGGGTTTCCTGATTGATAATCTTAAAAACCAGAGCTGAGTCCTGTCCTGCGGCATCATGATTGTTCCATCCAGTCAGCACTTCGGCGGCTTTATTAAGAAGAACAACCCGGCCGTCAGCGTCGGTGGTGAACACCCCGTCCCCTATGCTTTTCAGGGTAATCATTAATTGCTCGGTTTCCTTGAGCAGCCGGGCTTCATTCTGTTCCAGTGTTTTCCGATTTGTCTCAAGGCTCCCGGCCATTTCATAAAAGGCCCTGTTCAGAGTACCGAATTCATCATTCCGGAAGACCTGGTCCGGCTCCTCCAGAATATCCCCCCGACCCAGCCGCATGGTCAGCTCAACCAGATCCTCAATCGGCTTGATCACCACCCTTTTTCCCAGACTCCAGGCCGCCAACAGGGAAAGAACAATAAACAGGAGCATAAAAATAAGGTTTCTTGTCAATTGTTTATAAATCGGCTGAAGGATCTCCTTCTCCGGAACTCCCGCCCAGATATAACTGTAGGGAGTAGAATCGGGTGAAAGGCGGACGGGTTCAAATCCATTGATCCTGCGGATGCCGTCAGACCCCTGATTCTTGAAAATACCCGCATTCATTTCCCCCGCGGCCCAGTTCCATGCATCTTCCTTGATTGGCTGTCCCAGGGGGTTTGTTTTTTCATTGGGAGGATAGTAGAGAAGCCGCTTGCCCTGGTAATCAGTAATAGCCACAAAGGATTTTTCTGTTATGGCTATTCCTTCATAAAACCGGGAAAACTGTGATAACTTAACAACAGCCGTCAGAACGGCGGTGGGTCTATCATTATCATCCAGGATGGGGAAGGCATAAGGAAAGGAGGAAGTTTGAGAACTAGTCCTTGAAACTATATATTCACCCGCCGCAAATTTCCTATGTGCCAACGCCTCATGAAAATGTTTCCTGTCACCCAAATTGTTGGAATTCACAGGGACTCCCGATGCCACGACTTTACCGTCAGTATCAACCAGAGTGATATTCAAATAATCAGGATTTTCTTTAAGCACATCCTTCAGGATTTGGGAACATCCCCGGACATCCTTTTTTTGAAATTCCGGAAACAGAGATAGTGTTGCAAGCAGCTGTTTTGCAGACCTGGTCATATCCACCTGTGCATCAGACATGGTATGGACCAGGAAAAGCACATTATTTTCTGCGTCTGTCATGGCTTTTCTTCGCTGTTCCATTCCGGAGATAAGGAGAATGATAAGAGCAGGGATAGTCGCTATCAGAATGAGTAATGACAATTTCCGGCCGATAGTATTTCTTTTTTTCATTTTTACCTTACCTGCACCTCTTGCTATGGCTTTTTGTACTTCATGCATTTGACCGGTAATAATTGTGGTGTAATACCATTAAATCATTTCTTTCTGGATTTACTCTGAACTGGCATCTGTTTCTCATCACTGGTTGTATTATATCATAGGGATAAAACGTTTGTCTTTTTTAGAATAATTCTATTTTATCATTATTGATCTTCAATACCTCAATGTTTTACTTATAAATTATTTTTCCGCACTAAACTGCCGATTCCAGGAAATCGATTTTTTCAGGCACAGGGATATGAATAAAAGAGCCATTCATCAGGAGGAGGGAGTGTTTTTAATGAACAACATTTTTGTTAGGCATAAGGATTGAAAAGTATAAGTCTTGATGTTTCTCACAGGCTTCCGCCGCCCTGGACCAGACTTCTACATCGTAGTTGGACACTTCTTCCTGCCGGATGCCGTTTGATTTACAGGAACAGGTGCTGGTTATGGTTTAATTGATTACACCGCTAGAATATCCAGCTTCAAAAAATCATCAAGAGATATAACCCAGACATTTTCCCTCAATGGGTACTTCTCTCCTTCCGGTATGATAACCCAGGCACTTTCCGGTTTAATATCATCAAGAGCAGTCCAGAAACCTCTACTTACTTTAGGTGCTAAGGAAACTTTAAACTCCAGCGCTATATGTCTTAATCCAGTACTTAAAATCAGATCAATTTCAGCACCCTGAGATGTTCTATAAAAAGAGCCCTGCCATTTCCTGTTTTCAGAAAGTATATTTTCAATAGCATATCCTTCCCAGGAATTACCGAGAACAGGATGTCCCAACAGATTCTGGAAACTTCGAATTTCAAGCAGACCATGCAGAATCCCGCAATCCCTAATATAAAGTTTGGGAGATTTAATCAGTCTTTTTTTAATATTGCTTTCAAAAGGCTCCAACCTTCTTAACATAAATGTCTGCTGCAGAATATCAATCCAACGATTCACAGTAGCCCTACTAACCCCCAGGGATTCGCTGATTTTTGATGTATTAAACAATTGTCCCTGAGAGTGAGCACACATTTTCAGGAGGCGGATGACCTGCATTGAAGAGAGTTGAAATCCCAGAGAGATAAGATCTCTCTCAACATAAGTTTTCAGGAAATTCTCTCTCCATAAAAAAGAAAGATCATCATCAGAAAGAAGGCTTCTGGGAAATCCCCCTTTCAATAATTGGTCTTTATAGTTCTCCCATTCTGAAATCTCCGAAACGGTAAAAGGCGTCAACTCAAGAAATGATATTCGCCCTGCCAAGGTTTCAGATCCCTGCCTTAATAGCTCAGGTGATGCAGAACCAAGGAGCAGGATTTGTCCATTACACCATTTCTCATCAACAATAGATCGTAATACAGGAAAGAGTTCCGGTCTTAATTGAACTTCATCAATACAAACCTGTTTACTTCCTGTTGATTTAAAAAATAGTTCAGGATCATCAAGTTTTCTCAAATCTGAAGGACGTTCCAAATCAAGGTAAATCCAGGATTCGGGATTATGACTGATAATCATTTTTGCCAGAGTTGATTTTCCACATTGTCTGGGTCCCGAAAGAGCAACAACCGGGAATGAATGAATATGTCTATTGACTTCAGCCTGTAATCGTCTTTCAATCATAGAGCTCTCTTTAACCATGTATTTTGTTATATAAGTATAGCATATTTCATGGTAAATACAATATATACGACCAGGAACCACTAAAAACGCGTCAATTCTGAATCAAGTGGTGAGTGGTTTGCTGGGATGATATGGAATATAAAAATATTTTAATCATATATCATTGAAAGGAGATCCCGTGAAAGAGGATCTCCATGAAAATTTCAGATCAAAACCTCTTCCCTATTATCCTCAATGGATTCCTTAAGTTCCGATTTCAAATCGTCCAGGTCTATAAGATGGCCGGCAGCTAAATCCTGAATGCCCTTATTCAACTCCTGTGACAACACTTCATCTGATAATATTTCAAGAGTCATTGCAATGGCTTCATATGTTTCTCACAGGCTTCGGCCATCTTGGACCAGACCTCCACATCAAAGGATGAAGGATCTTGCAAATGAAGGAATCACAATGATTGTGGTTACTCACGAGATGCAGTTTGCACGGGATGTTGCCGACCGTGTTATTTTCATAGATGAGGGAATGTTTGTAGAAGAAAGGACTCCCGATGTGATCTTTTCCTCTCCCAAGCACGAATGAACCAAAATGTTCCTGAAGCGGATTTTACATTAGGGATGAGTGAATCTTTCGGAATTCTTAAGGCAGATACTATTTTGCCGACTTATTTCGGCAGATTGTCCCTTAAATACAGGCAGCGGCTAACAATTCATCTATGATAATATTCTCGTTGGGTTTGTGGGCCGGGGAGATGTCTCCAGGCCCGAGAATAACCGT
The DNA window shown above is from Oceanispirochaeta sp. and carries:
- a CDS encoding ATP-binding protein codes for the protein MIERRLQAEVNRHIHSFPVVALSGPRQCGKSTLAKMIISHNPESWIYLDLERPSDLRKLDDPELFFKSTGSKQVCIDEVQLRPELFPVLRSIVDEKWCNGQILLLGSASPELLRQGSETLAGRISFLELTPFTVSEISEWENYKDQLLKGGFPRSLLSDDDLSFLWRENFLKTYVERDLISLGFQLSSMQVIRLLKMCAHSQGQLFNTSKISESLGVSRATVNRWIDILQQTFMLRRLEPFESNIKKRLIKSPKLYIRDCGILHGLLEIRSFQNLLGHPVLGNSWEGYAIENILSENRKWQGSFYRTSQGAEIDLILSTGLRHIALEFKVSLAPKVSRGFWTALDDIKPESAWVIIPEGEKYPLRENVWVISLDDFLKLDILAV
- a CDS encoding ATP-binding protein, which codes for MKKRNTIGRKLSLLILIATIPALIILLISGMEQRRKAMTDAENNVLFLVHTMSDAQVDMTRSAKQLLATLSLFPEFQKKDVRGCSQILKDVLKENPDYLNITLVDTDGKVVASGVPVNSNNLGDRKHFHEALAHRKFAAGEYIVSRTSSQTSSFPYAFPILDDNDRPTAVLTAVVKLSQFSRFYEGIAITEKSFVAITDYQGKRLLYYPPNEKTNPLGQPIKEDAWNWAAGEMNAGIFKNQGSDGIRRINGFEPVRLSPDSTPYSYIWAGVPEKEILQPIYKQLTRNLIFMLLFIVLSLLAAWSLGKRVVIKPIEDLVELTMRLGRGDILEEPDQVFRNDEFGTLNRAFYEMAGSLETNRKTLEQNEARLLKETEQLMITLKSIGDGVFTTDADGRVVLLNKAAEVLTGWNNHDAAGQDSALVFKIINQETRQAPENPVARVLSSGNPVSLNRNTILISKTGQEYSIADRGAPIKDAEGHILGVIVVFRDITSQLKMEQEMIRVNKLESIGTLAGGIAHDFNNILMVILGNIEMALGDKRMDPATLELLNRALEASDRAKGLTSQLLTFAKGGEPFKERLSVGELVRNSADLALTSEKTVCRCSFAPDILPIEADKALMGQVVQNIVFNACNVMPMGGQIDIKGYNALPEETNERHLAPGRLYVRLDFSDQGPGISEELLEKIFDPYFSTEQQRSGLGLAISHSIVTKHGGKIFAESRHGSGTSITIFLPAVTEEPTKGKAPEQLSPGKEDICILVMDDEEMIRNILDTMLRSLGHQVLVSRDGQEAIELYKKSGQSGPAVDLMIMDLTVPNGMGGKEASGKILEINPDMKIIVSSGYSDDPVMADWSRYGFAGAIKKPYTLRELHELLDRVLS